One part of the Microtus ochrogaster isolate Prairie Vole_2 chromosome 16, MicOch1.0, whole genome shotgun sequence genome encodes these proteins:
- the Phf2 gene encoding lysine-specific demethylase PHF2, translating to MPDMKPVQNGSQLFIKELRSRTFPSAEDVVSRVPGSQLTVSYMEEHGFTEPILVPKKDGLGLSVPAPTFYVSDVENYVGPERSVDVTDVTKQKDCKMKLKEFVDYYYSTNRKRVLNVTNLEFSDTRMSSFVEPPDIVKKLSWVENYWPDDALLAKPKVTKYCLICVKDSYTDFHIDSGGASAWYHVLKGEKIFYLIRPASANISLYERWRSASNHSEMFFADQVDKCYKCTVKQGQTLFIPSGWIYATLTPVDCLAFAGHFLHSLSVEMQMRAYEVERRLKLGSLTQFPNFETACWYMGKHLLEAFKGSHKSGKQLPPHLVQGAKILNGAFRSWTKKQALAEHEDELPEHFRPSQLIKDLAKEIRLSENTSKTVRPEVNAVASSDEVCDGDREKEEPPSPIEATPPRSLLEKVSKKKTPKTVKMPKPSKIPKPSKPPKPPKTLKLKDGSKKKGKKCKESASPTIPNLDLLEAHTKEALTKMEPPKKGKTPKSVLSVPNKDTVHTQNDVERLEIREQTKSKSEAKWKYKNSKPDSLLKMEEEQRLEKSPLTGNKDKFSFSFSNRKLLGSKALRPPSSPGVFGTLQSFKEDKAKPVRDEYEYVSDDGELKIDEFPIRRKKNAPKRDLSFLLDKKEALLMPTTKPKLDSAVYKSDDSSDEGSLHIDTDTKPGRNAKVKKESGSSAAGILDLLQASEEVGALEYNPNSQPPASPSTQEAIQGMLSMANLQASDSCLQTTWGTGQAKGGSLAAHGARKNGGGSKGTSKRLLKRTAKNSVDLEDYEEQDHLDACFKDSDYVYPSLESDEDNPVFKSRSKKRKGSDDAPYSPTARVGPSVPRQDRPVREGTRVASIETGLAAAAAKLSQQEEQKNRKKKNSKRKPTPNTASPSISTSASASTGTTSASTTPASTTPASTTPASTTPASTSTASSQASQEGSSPEPLPESHSSSLADHEYTAAGTFAGAQAGRASQPMAPGVFLTQRRPSASSPNNTAAKGKRTKKGMATAKQRLGKILKIHRNGKLLL from the exons ATGCCAGACATGAAACCAGTGCAGAATGGCAGCCAGCTCTTCATCAAGGAGCTGCGGAGTCGAACATTCCCCAG TGCTGAAGATGTGGTGTCCCGTGTACCAGGCAGCCAGCTCACTGTGAGCTACATGGAGGAGCATGGCTTCACCGAGCCCATCCTTGTCCCCAAGAAAGATGGACTGGGCCTATCTGTTCCTGCGCCGACATTCTATGTGAGTGACGTGGAGAACTATGTGG ggccagagagaagcGTGGATGTGACAGACGTCAcaaagcagaaagactgtaaaatgAAGTTGAAAGAATTTGTGGACTATTACTATAGCACCAACCGCAAGCGTGTCCTCAATGTGACCAACCTTGAATTCTCAGACACCAG AATGTCCAGCTTTGTGGAGCCACCTGACATTGTGAAGAAACTGTCGTGGGTGGAAAACTACTGGCCTGATGACGCCTTGCTGGCCAAGCCCAAGGTGACCAAGTATTGCCTGATCTGTGTGAAGGACAGCTACACCGACTTCCACATAGACTCTGGGGGTGCCTCGGCCTGGTACCATGTCCTCAAG GGGGAGAAGATCTTCTATCTCATCCGGCCAGCTTCAGCCAACATCTCCCTGTATGAGCGCTGGCGGTCAGCCTCCAACCACAGTGAGATGTTCTTTGCTGACCAGGTGGACAAGTGCTATAAGTGCACTGTCAAGCAGGGACAGACCCTCTTCATCCCCTCAG GCTGGATATATGCCACACTCACACCCGTGGACTGCCTGGCCTTCGCTGGACATTTCCTGCACAGCCTCAGTGTGGAGATGCAGATGAG GGCGTATGAGGTGGAAAGAAGGTTAAAACTAGGCAGCCTGACTCAGTTTCCGAACTTTGAAACTGCCTGCTGGTACATGGGGAAGCACCTATTGGAAGCATTCAAAG GTTCTCACAAGTCTGGGAAACAGCTGCCCCCACATTTAGTCCAAGGAGCTAAAATTCTCAATGGTGCTTTTAGGTCATGGACGAAGAAGCAG GCTCTGGCAGAGCACGAGGACGAGCTCCCCGAGCACTTCCGGCCCTCGCAGCTCATCAAGGACCTGGCCAAAGAGATCAGGCTCAGCGAG AACACCTCCAAAACTGTCCGACCTGAAGTAAATGCTGTCGCCTCCTCAGATGAGGTCTGTGATGGGGACCGGGAGAAGGAGGAACCGCCATCTCCTATTGAGGCTACCCCACCTCGATCCCTTCTGGAGAAAGTGTCCAAAAAAAAGACACCCAAGACTGTGAAGATGCCCAAGCCATCCAAAATCCCCAAGCCCTCCAAGCCTCCCAAACCCCCCAAAACCCTGAAGCTCAAGGATGGaagcaagaagaaagggaagaagtgcAAGGAGTCAGCCTCACCCACCATCCCCAACCTGGATCTGCTTGAGGCCCACACAAAGGAGGCGCTGACCAAGATGGAGCCAcccaagaaaggaaag ACCCCAAAGAGTGTCCTGAGTGTTCCCAATAAGGACACAGTCCACACACAGAATGATGTGGAAAGGCTGGAAATCCGAGAGCAAACGAAGAGCAAATCAGAGGCCAAGTGGAAGTACAAG AACAGCAAACCTGACTCTTTACtgaaaatggaggaggagcagaggttGGAGAAGTCACCCCTGACTGGGAACAAGGACaagttctccttttctttctccaacagAAAACTTCTGGG CTCCAAGGCCCTCAGGCCTCCGAGCAGCCCTGGTGTGTTCGGGACCTTGCAGAGCTTCAAAGAGGACAAGGCCAAGCCTGTGCGTGATGAGTATGAGTATGTTTCCGATGATGGGGAGCTGAAGATAGACGAGTTTCCCATCAGAAGGAAGAAGAACGCCCCCAAAAGGGACTTATCCT TCTTGTTGGACAAGAAGGAGGCGCTCCTCATGCCCACCACGAAACCGAAGCTGGACTCTGCAGTATACAAG AGTGACGACTCCTCTGATGAGGGCTCTCTGCACATTGACACGGACACCAAGCCAGGCCGCAATGCCAAAGTCAAGAAGGAGAGTGGGAGCTCAGCCGCAGGCATCCTGGACCTGCTGCAGGCCAGCGAGGAGGTCGGGGCACTCGAGTACAACCCCAACAG ccagccccctgcctcccccagcacacaggaagccatTCAGGGAATGCTGTCCATGGCCAACCTGCAGGCCTCTGACTCCTGCCTGCAGACCACATGGGGCACTGGCCAGGCCAAGGGTGGTTCACTGGCAGCCCATGGTGCCCGGAAGAATGGTGGTGGCAGCAAAGGCACAAGCAAGCGCCTGCTGAAGAGGACTGCCAAGAACAGTGTGGATCTGGAGGACTACGAGGAGCAGGACCACCTGGATGCCTGCTTCAAGGACTCAGACTATG TTTACCCGTCACTGGAGTCTGACGAAGATAATCCTGTCTTCAAGTCCCGGtcaaagaagaggaaaggttcagacGATGCCCCCTACAGCCCCACAG CCAGAGTCGGCCCATCGGTGCCAAGACAGGACAGGCCTGTGCGTGAGGGGACCAGAGTGGCCTCTATAGAGACTGGACTAGCAGCTGCTGCAGCCAAGCTGTCCCAGCAG GAGGagcagaaaaacaggaagaagaagaacagcAAAAGGAAGCCGACTCCTAACACtgcctccccctccatctccacctccgcctccgcctccacGGGTACCACCTCGGCCTCCACCACCCCAGCCTCCACCACTCCGGCCTCCACCACCCCAGCCTCCACCACCCCGGCCTCCACCAGCACAGCCAGCAGCCAGGCCTCACA